The following is a genomic window from Candidatus Zixiibacteriota bacterium.
AATTATTGTTCGCAAATCCGCACCCGGAGCGAAGAGGAAATTTAGGCCTCGATATTGTCCTGCTCCGTCCGCGATATCCGTTCCAAACGAAAAGTGTTGACCACTTCGGGGTCGGGACAGCAGAATGTCCCCACGCCTTCCTGTTTCTCCCAGAAAAACGATCCGCCAAAACGCAATGCCGTGATAAACGGCATCAGCGAATTCAGCGCCCCCATACACATCCCGCCGGGGCTGTGTCTTTTGATATAGAAGACATCGCCGACTCTGTGGCCCGCCGGACAGTTTTTAATCTGCGAGATCAGCGTAATCTTGATGTCGTAAACCTCTGCCATAGTTGCCTCAAGTCATTTGGGATCCGCCGCAAACCGGCAGGTAAGTACCGGTGACGAATTTTGACCAATCGGCGCAGTAGAATAGAACGGCGCCGGCGATATCATCCGGCTCTCCAAGACGTCTCAGCGGCGTATGGTTGGCCACTGCTTCTTTCATCTGCGGCGGCTGATGCGCGGTGGCATCGGTATTGGTCAGCCCCGGAGCGACTACATTGACCCTGATACCGTGCGGACCCAGTTCCAGGGCCAGCCCTTTCGAGAACGCGTCAAGGGCCGACTTGGCGCTCGTGTGCGCGATAAATCCAACACCAGGAACCCGCGAAAGCCCGCTGCTGATATTCACGATACATCCGCCTTTGCGTTCAATCATGCCGGGCACCACCGCCTGACAACAAAAGAACGCGGCCCGCATTTCGTGCAGAAGCTTGTTTTCAAACCCTTCCCACGGAAACTGCACGAAGGGCACCACGGGAAAACTCATATTGGCGTTGTTAACCAGAATATCCACCGTCCCCAGTTCGGCTTCGGTCTTTTTGACCATGGCCACGACCTGTTCGCGAACCGAAACATCGGCGTGAATCAAAATAGCCTCGCCGCCGGCGTCTTTAATCTCCCTGACTACCTTCTCCCCCGCCTCTCTGTTCTGAACGTAGTTGACCGCAACTTTAGCGCCGTTGGCTGCCAGAATTTTAGCCGTGGCCGCGCCGATTCCACGGCTCGATCCGGTCACAACCGCGACCTTTCCTTTTAATATCATAAGGCCACCTCGGTGGGGATGAACATCCCCGGTTTGTTTGTGATGATTTTCCTCAAGCATAACAGTCTGACCAACAATAGTCAAGTCGACCGATTCAGCGAACGACCACTACACGCCTTGACAAGAGCCTCGTATGCTGGTATCGTAATAGTTGTCATCAGAAGTGTGTACTCAATGCTGAGCTGATTGCAGAACAAACCCATTGACACAGAAGGGGGCTGCCATGAGCGAACCTGTCAGAAAATCGGAATTCAGAAACACCGCCGAGCGAAACATAAAAGAGCTGAGTAAACGGCTCAATGAGTATTTCGCGCCGAAAGTTATCGGTGAAGTGAACGACGTCTTTATCAAGGTTACCAAGACGAAGGGTGAGGATGTTCCCTGGCACACGCACGACAACGAAGACGAGATGTTTTACATTCTCGAGGGTAGTCTTACGATGTTCGTTGAGAACGAGCCGCCGCTGACACTCGAGGCCGGGGAATTTTTCATCGTCAAGCAAGGTGTCAGGCACCGGGTAAGCTCGCGAGATGATTGCTGGATGATGCTTATCGAGAACAAGAGCACGAAGCACGTCGGCGACGCTATCTCGCACATCGCGAAATCAATCGAAGAACAGCTATAGCTTATATTCGAGGGAAAACGAAAGGAATCATCATGACGCAGGCCAAACGAACCTATCCCGTTGTCGATCTCCACTGTGATATGACCCACTACCTGGCCACTGTTGATAACGCCTCCCCCGATAACACGCAACAGGTTGGCTGCGCCACGCCATTCTTGAAGGAGGGCAAGGTGGCGCTGCAGGTGATGGCTATAAGCTCGGTCGAAGAAACGCCTGATTTGAGCGTCAGTAACGCGCAGATAGCATGGTACGGCAAACTTCTGGCCGACTACAGTGACTCTTTTACAACTTTTGGGGATCCGCAGGAAATCGACAGGATCTCTCAATCCGGCAAAACGGCGATAGTACCAGCTATAGAAAACGCCTCATCTTTTTGCGGCGCCGATGATTCACTCGAGGACGCTTTCATGTTTCTCGACCGGCTGATAGCCGATATCGGACGACCGCTATACATATCTTTGACTCACCACAGGGAAAACAGGTTTGGCGGCGGCAACACGACCGATGTCGGGCTGAAAGATGACGGCCGAACGCTTCTGCAGTACCTTAACGGCAAGAAGATCGCGGTCGATCTGTCGCACACCAGTGACGATCTGGCGCACGATATCATTGACCATATCGACTCAGCGGGCCTGAGGATTCCGATTATCGCCAGCCATTCCAACTTTCGGTCGGTGCACGACCATCGACGTAACCTTCCCGATGAACTCGCCAAGGAAATCATGAGCCGTCAGGGCCTTATCGGAATCAATTTCGTTCGTGCTTTCATGCACCCCTCGGACCCGGCGTATCTGATGAAACATATCGAATATGGTTTGAGTCTGGGCGGTGAGAAGGCAATCGCGCTTGGGGCTGACTTTTTCTATACCGATGACCACCCCGATCAGAGCCGAAGACCGTTTTATTTCCCCGAGCATGAGAACGCCGGGAAATATGTCGATATCCTCCACGACCTGACCGGCAGGTTCGGGGAGTCAACGGCAAATAATATAGCCAATCAGAATGCCCTGCGGTTTATGAAGCGGCTCGGATAAACGGGCATGGGGCTTTGAGCCATCGCGTAAAAAACCCGGTGAATCTGAAGATTCACCGGGCATAACCTAAGCGAAGATTCACCAGCACAACTTAAGTGAAGATTCACCGGGCACAACCTAAGCACAGATTGACCGGGCACAACTTAGGTGAAGATTCACCGGGCATCACGCTATAACATGAAATTAGTGCCATCACCCCTTTTCATCCAGAATATCCGAGAGCAAACCCGCTGCTTGCCCTGTCAGGGCACGGCATTTATCGCTGTCATTTTGTTCGCCGAATCCTTCCAGAAGCGTGCTGCACTTCGTGCAGCCGAATTCTTTTGCGAAACGGGCGCGGTATTCCGTCGCCAGGTCTTTCGCCTTCTGAACATCGACACCCGGTCTTGTCCTGCCATAAAGCAGGCCGATAGCCAAAACTCCGCCCGAAAGCGCCCCACAGAGCTCTTCGTGCGTGCCGCCTACGCCGCCGCCTAGGGCGGAAGCCACTCGCGGAAGTTCTCCATCCAGATCATTTATCCGCGACTCTATTGTCGCCAGGAGTACCGACTCGGCGCAGTTAAAGCCTGACGCCATGTAACTGTAAGCCTTCTTCTCTATCTTTTCACGTGACATACATTATCTCCTTAAGATGTCCTTCGACCTTGAGTTAATCCAACTTACATCAAAATCACTTGGATATCAATCCCTCTGCGGGGACTTGAAGTGGTTTTGAACTGCCGGTCCAACCTGCCAACAATTCACCTCCAAGTTTCTACGGCGGCTACCGAATTATTGTTTCATGATAATACAAAGTATATATTGTTCAGGCGTACGTCACGGGCCGGAAGAATCTCTCGAAGCGAGACGATGGAAGAATTATATCTGAAAACCCGCGGTGATTGGCGAAAATGGTTATCGAAAAACCGTAGCCGTAGCGAGGGCGTCTGGCTGGTCTTCTACAAAAAAGGCGCGGACAGGCCCTCTTTGGAATATGATGACGCGGTGGAAGAAGCCTTGTGCTTTGGCTGGATCGACAGCGTTATAAAGAAAATTGATGATCACAAGTATGTTCGCAAGTTCACCCCGCGCAAACCTTCAAGTAACTGGTCCGACCTTAACAAGAAACGCGTCGCCAAACTCGTCAGGACTGGACTGATGACCAATGCCGGACTGGCGCTGGTGGATGAAGCTAAGAAATCCGGCCAGTGGGACAAACCCGACCCTCCGTCGTTGCCTCCGGACTTACCCGATGAATTCAAGGCGGCATTGGCGAAGAACAAGAAGGCGAAGACGCACTTCGACAATCTCGCTCCATCGTACAAGAAGCAGTTCATCGGATGGATTTCGTTCGCGAAACGTCCCGAGACCCGAGCCAAACGCGTTGCTGAGTCTATCGCTCTGCTTGAGCGCGGCGAGAAGCTGGGGATGAAATAACGACTCGGAGGATCTGCACATCATTCTCATCAGGACTCGCCCCCCAAATGCCTGTTGACCTTGCCCTCTGCGGGGGCTATATTCGGTTTTTACTATAAGGAGATAATATGGCCGCCGCCTATAAGCAACCCGATGTTACCCCCGAAATGATTGAAAGCCACGGGCTTAACAAGGAAGAATACGAGAAAATAAAACAGATCCTCGGCCGCGAACCAAACTACACCGAACTCGGCATCTTCTCGGTCATGTGGTCCGAGCACTGCTCCTACAAAAACTCCATTGCCCTGCTCAAAACTCTCCCCCGCGACGGCGAAAGTCTGCTCGCCAAGGCGGGCGAAGAAAACGCCGGCGCGGTGGATATCGGTGATGGTCTGGCGGTCATTTTTAAAATCGAATCCCACAACCACCCATCGGCAGTCGAACCCTATCAAGGCGCGGCAACAGGCGTGGGCGGCATCCTTCGCGATATCTTCACTATGGGCGCAAGACCTATCGCCTCGCTCAACTCCCTGCGCTTCGGCTTGCCCTCGAATGGACGCGTGAGATATCTGGTGGATGGCGTCGTGCGCGGTATCGGCGACTACGGCAACTCGTTCGGCGTCCCGACCGTAGCTGGTGAAGTCTATTTCGATGAATCCTACACCGGCAACCCGCTGGTCAACGCCATGGCGGTCGGTATCGTGAAAACCAGCGAGATGGCGTCGGCGGTGATGAAGGGCGAGGGCAACCCGGTTATGATTGTCGGCTCCAAGACGGGCCGCGATGGTATCCACGGCGCGACATTCGCCTCCGAAGAAATCAGCGAAAAATCAGAGTCCAAGCGCCCATCGGTGCAAATAGGCGATCCGTTCACCGAGAAACTTCTCGTGGAAGCCACTCTCGAAATCATCCGCGAGGGGTTGATCGTCGGCATTCAGGACATGGGGGCGGCGGGTCTCACCTGTTCGTCATCGGAGATGTCGGCCAAGGGCAAGTCGGGTGTCGTAATAGATATCGAAAAAGTCCCCGTGCGCGAAACGGGCATGATCCCTTACGAAACGCTTCTATCCGAATCACAGGAGCGGATGCTGGTGTGTGTCAAGAAGGGCAACGAAGATAAAGTCAAAGCCATTTTCGATAAATGGGGTCTCGACTCGGTCATCATAGGCCGTGTCACCAGCGACGAAATGATGACGGTGAGGCTCAATGGTGAAGTAGTCTCCCGTATCCCCTCTGACTGCCTCGTGCTCGGCGGTGGCGCCCCGGTGTATCATCGCGAGACAAAGCGCCCGGCATACATGGATGAAATCGTGAAGATCGATCTGGCCGACTACCCCCTCGATCGCGACTGGAACGAGACCCTGCGCGCTATGCTTTCGGCTCCGAACATCTGTCACAAGGGTTGGGTATTCGATCAATATGATTCCATGGTGCGGACCAACACCGCTATCGGGCCTGGCTCCGATGCCGCGATTCTTCGTCTTCGCAAAACCAAAAAAGCCCTGGCCATGACCACTGACTGCAATGGAAGGTATTGTTATATCAATCCGCGTCTCGGGGCGCAAAGCGCGGTGGCCGAGGCGGCCCGCAATATCGTTTGTTCCGGCGGCAAACCGCTGGCGATTACCAACTGCCTCAATTTCGGCAATCCGTACAAACCGGAAATCTATTATGGCTTCGCCGAGTCAGTCGGCGGCATGGGCGACGCCTGCCGGGTGTTCGAGACTCCGGTGACCGGCGGTAATGTATCGTTCTACAACGAAGACCCCGCCCGAGCCGTGTTCCCCTCCCCTGTGATCGGCATGATCGGTCTGGTAGAGGACACTTCGCACATTACCACCCAGTGGTTCAAAAAGGATGGCGACATTGTCTTTTTACTCGGAGAAAACAAAGAACATCTCGGCGCGTCGGAATATCTCCACACGATCTTCCGCCAGACCAAAGGACAGGTTCCCCCGCTCGATTTACAGGCCGAACGACGCCTGCAGGACGCCTTGCTCGATGCTATCAAAAAAGGTCTGATCCGCTCGGCTCACGATTGCTCCGAAGGCGGCCTGGCTGTGGCGCTCGCTGAGTGCTGTATCTCGAATAGAGAAAATCAAATCGGCGCCCGGATCACGCTCGATGATTCTATCCGCGCCGATGCCCTGCTGTTCGGCGAGGTACCATCGAGAGTAATCATCAGTTGTGAACCATCGATGGTTAAGCACGTGTCGAAACTGTTCACCGGTGCGAAAGTGCCGTTCAAAGAGATCGGCAGAGTCGGCGGCGGACGCCTAAAGATAAATGATCTGGTCGATATCGACCTGGCTTCGATGGATGACTCCTGGTACAACGCCATGAGCCGATTCATGGAGAAGGTCAAGTAGTGTCTTTCTATCGCCGCCGATAGATCATATTTAGTCTATGGCATTGTATATCTTTTCAGACGCACATCTGGGATCCGCCTCGCAGGAGAAAGAGGCCCGGAAAGTCGCCGCGATTCGCGCCTTGTTCGAGAAGGTCAAGCTCGATGGTGACCGTCTCGTGATTCTGGGCGACCTGTTCGATTTCTGGTTCGAGTACAAACACGCCATCCCAAAGGACCACCATCAGGTGCTTTTCATGCTCAGTGAACTCATCGATCGCGGCATCAAAATCGACTATGTCAGCGGCAACCATGATTTCTGGATGGGCGATTTCTTCGAAACTCAGATGGGCATGAAGGTTCATCGTGACTGTCTTGAAATGGAGTACGATGGCCTCAAGCTGCATTTGATTCACGGCGATGGTCTGGCGCCGGCGGATCGCGGCTACCGCTTGCTGAAACGAATCCTTCGCAACCGGTTCAACATCTGGCTCTATCGCAAACTCCCCCCCGACTGGGCTATTCCGCTCGCCAAGGCCGTCAGCGGGTCATCACGCGAATACACTTCCCGCCGCGACCACACTTTCGCGCCGGATTATGAAGCCTACGCTCAGCGCAAGCTGGCTGATGGTTTCGATATCGTGGCGATAAGCCATCTGCACATACCTGTCGAGAAGAAGCTCGACGGCGGCACGTATATCAACACCGGCGATTTCATACACCATTTCAGCTATGCCCGTCTGGCCGACGGTAAAATTGAACTCGGTTTTCTCGACCAAAGCGAGTAGTCACAACAACGCAGTGCCCCACCCTCTGGGTTGGTTCTTCCGGCCACAAAAATAAACCAACGAGCAACCCACCCAAAGGGCTTGTTGAAGAACCTTTGCGCTGTTGTGTCAGGTCTTGATTTCTGCTTGCAGAAATTGTGACCTGACACCTAAGTTCAAGAGCTGCACAAGCGTCAGGTCACCTAAATCTGCTACGCGAATTTACATGACCTGCCACAACCAGGCACGAGGACTTCTTCAACAAACGTAGGGCGGTGGGCCACCCGATGGGTTTTCTCGACCAAAGCGCTATTGACACTCCTCGCTCCTGAGTGCATATTAAAATCAGAGGGTGGCTTCCTTGTATCCCCCCATCGGGGGTAAACGTCTTTTGTGTCCTCCAACAACATCGGTTCGACATCCGTGATTCTATTGTAAAGACAAACGCTTCGTCGCGACAGGCCGCAGCTTTCGCGCGAGCAGAAAGGCAAGGGAGGAAACATGCCAGTAGACAAACTAAAAAGCTTTCTTGACACCAACGATGTCAAGTACGTGTCCATCAGGCACTCGACCGCCTACACCGCCCAGCAGATCGCCGCTTCGGCCCACATTCCGGGCCGGGAACTGGCCAAGACCGTGATGGTCAAAGTAGGTGGTAAGATGGCTATGGCGGTGCTACCGGCCTCTTACAAGGTCGATTTCGGCGTTCTCCAGAATTTGATCGGCAGCGACAAAGTGGCGCTGGCCACCGAGCGCGAGTTCAAAGACCTTTTCCCGGATTGTGAGATCGGCGCCATGCCGCCGTTCGGCAACCTGTACGGAATGGACGTTTTCGTGGCGGAGAGCCTTCTCGAAGACAAGGAGATAGCTTTCAACGCCGGGTCGCACACGGAGCTAATTAAGCTCTCCATGAATGACTACGCCCGGCTGGTCAAACCGAAGGTGCTGAAATTCTCCCACAGAGTCTGATGCCACTAAAACGCGGAGACCGATTATGAAACTCAATGTTTGGGCGCTTGCCCTCACGGGCGGCATCCTCTGGGGTGCCGGTTTGTTCGTTATCACCTGGTGGATTATTCTTTTCGATGGCCCGACCGGCGACCCGACCTGCCTGTCCCTCATCTATCGCGGCTACAATGTAAGCCCATTGGGCAGCCTTATCGGGCTGGCCTGGGGGATGGTGGACGGTCTGATCGGCGGGGCGCTTTTCGCCTGGGTGTACAACTGGTTTGCCGGCAAGTCATCCGTAAAATCCACCTGAGCCCCCGGCAAGAAATCAGGCAGGTCGAAATCCCTTGTTTCCTAATCCGCCATCGGCGGGCCCGT
Proteins encoded in this region:
- a CDS encoding TIGR04076 family protein, with product MAEVYDIKITLISQIKNCPAGHRVGDVFYIKRHSPGGMCMGALNSLMPFITALRFGGSFFWEKQEGVGTFCCPDPEVVNTFRLERISRTEQDNIEA
- a CDS encoding SDR family oxidoreductase: MILKGKVAVVTGSSRGIGAATAKILAANGAKVAVNYVQNREAGEKVVREIKDAGGEAILIHADVSVREQVVAMVKKTEAELGTVDILVNNANMSFPVVPFVQFPWEGFENKLLHEMRAAFFCCQAVVPGMIERKGGCIVNISSGLSRVPGVGFIAHTSAKSALDAFSKGLALELGPHGIRVNVVAPGLTNTDATAHQPPQMKEAVANHTPLRRLGEPDDIAGAVLFYCADWSKFVTGTYLPVCGGSQMT
- a CDS encoding cupin domain-containing protein, giving the protein MSEPVRKSEFRNTAERNIKELSKRLNEYFAPKVIGEVNDVFIKVTKTKGEDVPWHTHDNEDEMFYILEGSLTMFVENEPPLTLEAGEFFIVKQGVRHRVSSRDDCWMMLIENKSTKHVGDAISHIAKSIEEQL
- a CDS encoding membrane dipeptidase; the encoded protein is MTQAKRTYPVVDLHCDMTHYLATVDNASPDNTQQVGCATPFLKEGKVALQVMAISSVEETPDLSVSNAQIAWYGKLLADYSDSFTTFGDPQEIDRISQSGKTAIVPAIENASSFCGADDSLEDAFMFLDRLIADIGRPLYISLTHHRENRFGGGNTTDVGLKDDGRTLLQYLNGKKIAVDLSHTSDDLAHDIIDHIDSAGLRIPIIASHSNFRSVHDHRRNLPDELAKEIMSRQGLIGINFVRAFMHPSDPAYLMKHIEYGLSLGGEKAIALGADFFYTDDHPDQSRRPFYFPEHENAGKYVDILHDLTGRFGESTANNIANQNALRFMKRLG
- a CDS encoding C-GCAxxG-C-C family protein, with amino-acid sequence MSREKIEKKAYSYMASGFNCAESVLLATIESRINDLDGELPRVASALGGGVGGTHEELCGALSGGVLAIGLLYGRTRPGVDVQKAKDLATEYRARFAKEFGCTKCSTLLEGFGEQNDSDKCRALTGQAAGLLSDILDEKG
- a CDS encoding YdeI/OmpD-associated family protein; translation: MEELYLKTRGDWRKWLSKNRSRSEGVWLVFYKKGADRPSLEYDDAVEEALCFGWIDSVIKKIDDHKYVRKFTPRKPSSNWSDLNKKRVAKLVRTGLMTNAGLALVDEAKKSGQWDKPDPPSLPPDLPDEFKAALAKNKKAKTHFDNLAPSYKKQFIGWISFAKRPETRAKRVAESIALLERGEKLGMK
- the purL gene encoding phosphoribosylformylglycinamidine synthase subunit PurL, with product MAAAYKQPDVTPEMIESHGLNKEEYEKIKQILGREPNYTELGIFSVMWSEHCSYKNSIALLKTLPRDGESLLAKAGEENAGAVDIGDGLAVIFKIESHNHPSAVEPYQGAATGVGGILRDIFTMGARPIASLNSLRFGLPSNGRVRYLVDGVVRGIGDYGNSFGVPTVAGEVYFDESYTGNPLVNAMAVGIVKTSEMASAVMKGEGNPVMIVGSKTGRDGIHGATFASEEISEKSESKRPSVQIGDPFTEKLLVEATLEIIREGLIVGIQDMGAAGLTCSSSEMSAKGKSGVVIDIEKVPVRETGMIPYETLLSESQERMLVCVKKGNEDKVKAIFDKWGLDSVIIGRVTSDEMMTVRLNGEVVSRIPSDCLVLGGGAPVYHRETKRPAYMDEIVKIDLADYPLDRDWNETLRAMLSAPNICHKGWVFDQYDSMVRTNTAIGPGSDAAILRLRKTKKALAMTTDCNGRYCYINPRLGAQSAVAEAARNIVCSGGKPLAITNCLNFGNPYKPEIYYGFAESVGGMGDACRVFETPVTGGNVSFYNEDPARAVFPSPVIGMIGLVEDTSHITTQWFKKDGDIVFLLGENKEHLGASEYLHTIFRQTKGQVPPLDLQAERRLQDALLDAIKKGLIRSAHDCSEGGLAVALAECCISNRENQIGARITLDDSIRADALLFGEVPSRVIISCEPSMVKHVSKLFTGAKVPFKEIGRVGGGRLKINDLVDIDLASMDDSWYNAMSRFMEKVK
- a CDS encoding UDP-2,3-diacylglucosamine diphosphatase, with the protein product MALYIFSDAHLGSASQEKEARKVAAIRALFEKVKLDGDRLVILGDLFDFWFEYKHAIPKDHHQVLFMLSELIDRGIKIDYVSGNHDFWMGDFFETQMGMKVHRDCLEMEYDGLKLHLIHGDGLAPADRGYRLLKRILRNRFNIWLYRKLPPDWAIPLAKAVSGSSREYTSRRDHTFAPDYEAYAQRKLADGFDIVAISHLHIPVEKKLDGGTYINTGDFIHHFSYARLADGKIELGFLDQSE
- a CDS encoding YbaK/EbsC family protein, giving the protein MPVDKLKSFLDTNDVKYVSIRHSTAYTAQQIAASAHIPGRELAKTVMVKVGGKMAMAVLPASYKVDFGVLQNLIGSDKVALATEREFKDLFPDCEIGAMPPFGNLYGMDVFVAESLLEDKEIAFNAGSHTELIKLSMNDYARLVKPKVLKFSHRV
- a CDS encoding bacteriophage holin translates to MKLNVWALALTGGILWGAGLFVITWWIILFDGPTGDPTCLSLIYRGYNVSPLGSLIGLAWGMVDGLIGGALFAWVYNWFAGKSSVKST